The Lactobacillus sp. CBA3605 genome contains a region encoding:
- a CDS encoding DNA cytosine methyltransferase, which translates to MNINAVDLFCGVGGLTHGLEQSGINVVAGIDIEEKCRFPYEQNNHTIFIQGDLKKISSKTIESLYPANTDIKILAGCAPCQPFSSYSYRYKGTDTSVNKLDLLDTFGRIVKDILPDIVSMENVPQLAKEPIFEKFIATLDSLGYKTRWHVVFAPKYGVPQKRKRLVLLASRVEEVDLIPPLFDEDNYPTVRETIGTLPHIESGDTCATDPMHKSVKLSDLNLKRIKQSVPGGTWHDWDHDLLLEAYKKKSGQSYTAVYGRMEWNKPAPTITTKFYGYGNGRFGHPEQNRALSYREGAMLQTFPKKYVFFDNQHPISTRDLGVMIGNAVPVKLGAAIGKSILNRLYQNWRQ; encoded by the coding sequence ATGAATATTAACGCAGTTGACCTCTTCTGTGGGGTAGGTGGATTAACACATGGATTGGAACAATCAGGCATTAACGTTGTCGCTGGAATTGACATTGAAGAAAAATGCCGCTTTCCGTATGAACAAAATAATCACACAATTTTTATTCAAGGTGATTTGAAAAAGATCTCAAGTAAAACTATTGAGTCCCTATATCCGGCCAACACAGATATTAAAATTCTTGCTGGGTGTGCTCCTTGCCAACCATTTTCTTCTTACAGCTATCGTTACAAAGGAACTGACACTTCCGTTAACAAATTAGATCTCTTGGATACATTTGGAAGAATTGTTAAAGATATTCTACCAGACATCGTCTCCATGGAAAACGTTCCACAGTTAGCAAAAGAACCAATTTTCGAAAAATTTATTGCTACCCTAGATTCTCTAGGATACAAAACACGCTGGCATGTCGTATTTGCACCAAAATACGGAGTTCCGCAAAAGCGCAAACGGCTTGTATTATTAGCAAGTCGCGTGGAAGAAGTTGATTTAATTCCTCCTCTCTTCGACGAAGATAATTATCCAACTGTACGTGAGACGATTGGTACGCTTCCACATATTGAATCTGGTGATACCTGTGCAACTGACCCAATGCACAAATCTGTTAAACTTTCTGATCTAAATCTCAAGAGGATAAAACAATCCGTACCTGGTGGAACTTGGCACGACTGGGATCATGATCTTCTACTTGAAGCTTACAAAAAGAAATCAGGACAATCATATACTGCGGTTTACGGTCGAATGGAGTGGAACAAACCAGCACCCACAATAACAACAAAATTCTATGGGTATGGTAACGGCCGTTTCGGTCATCCCGAACAAAATCGCGCTTTGTCTTATCGAGAAGGTGCTATGTTACAGACATTTCCTAAAAAATATGTTTTTTTTGACAATCAACATCCAATTTCGACTCGAGACTTAGGGGTCATGATTGGTAATGCTGTACCAGTAAAATTAGGTGCAGCCATTGGAAAAAGTATACTAAACAGACTATATCAAAATTGGAGGCAATGA
- a CDS encoding DUF262 domain-containing protein, with the protein MNKIIDDTKLKEAAKQINLLQKQVDYDTRDYPIKYLVDGFETDLFVIPNYQRKQSIWPQHDKERFIESLILGYPIPLIFLSDTEDGQLEIVDGLQRITTLKEFINDELTLKKMDKLTSLKSFKFTNLPLSEQRRLKAKPLRVIVLRKSTDEETRIDLFNRINTSGTNANPAEIRGGSQALNKFMVLIKELANHKTFLDLVNLSDNKLKRQENVELVSRFFAFAHNYKKFQHNVGQFVDEYIKITGENFKSNMKKTFSAEFKNTINYISHNYPQGVFKNANGQTPRVRFEALTVGTFLALQENNNLEVDAAFINEMVATDEFKILTTSDGSNSLKRVTARIEFVKEYLLSGEN; encoded by the coding sequence TTGAACAAAATAATAGATGATACAAAGCTAAAAGAAGCAGCAAAACAAATCAACTTACTCCAGAAACAAGTTGATTACGATACTCGAGATTATCCAATAAAGTATTTGGTGGACGGCTTTGAAACAGATTTATTTGTAATCCCTAATTATCAGCGTAAGCAAAGCATCTGGCCTCAACATGATAAAGAACGGTTTATCGAATCCTTAATACTTGGTTATCCAATCCCACTTATATTTTTATCAGATACTGAAGACGGTCAACTGGAAATTGTAGATGGCCTTCAGCGAATTACAACTTTAAAAGAATTTATAAACGATGAATTAACTCTGAAAAAAATGGATAAGTTAACCTCTCTTAAAAGCTTCAAATTTACTAACTTGCCGCTTTCCGAACAACGACGCCTAAAGGCTAAACCATTGCGCGTAATTGTTCTGAGAAAAAGTACGGATGAAGAGACCAGAATTGATTTATTTAACAGAATTAACACCTCTGGAACTAATGCAAATCCTGCTGAAATACGAGGCGGATCTCAGGCCCTAAATAAATTTATGGTACTTATAAAAGAATTAGCCAATCATAAAACTTTTTTAGACCTAGTTAATTTATCAGACAACAAGCTTAAAAGGCAAGAAAATGTTGAACTTGTTTCTCGTTTTTTCGCGTTTGCTCATAACTATAAAAAATTCCAACATAATGTAGGTCAGTTTGTGGATGAATATATAAAAATAACTGGAGAAAATTTCAAGTCTAATATGAAAAAAACTTTTTCTGCAGAATTCAAAAATACGATTAATTACATCTCACATAATTACCCACAGGGGGTATTCAAGAATGCGAACGGTCAGACACCTCGTGTCAGATTTGAGGCTCTGACAGTTGGGACATTTTTAGCCTTACAAGAAAACAACAACTTAGAAGTAGATGCAGCTTTCATCAATGAGATGGTTGCCACAGACGAATTCAAGATACTAACAACATCGGATGGTAGTAATTCGCTTAAACGAGTCACTGCACGAATCGAATTTGTAAAAGAATATCTTCTTAGTGGAGAAAATTAG
- a CDS encoding MAE_28990/MAE_18760 family HEPN-like nuclease gives MDFDKEGYNDKKKELKFYLKCLNATYEIELEANSGIPYGKHFQTKFSKYSYELGDFIVILKSNTYLMVYNIVESTTRELISHIYDEVNGSSLRYQDINDKLQILWKDYHFRKIESEIHASSQTFIDTASKMIDEIFSESSIQFNNEDISLSGDADLRSISKLFHSHGIELDKNTTKRYKSDLWSVKNSRNSLAHGRQSFIDLGRDTTIVDLEKISDHIFKFLEYLIRMTDRLIQKEYFQN, from the coding sequence ATGGACTTTGACAAAGAAGGTTACAATGACAAAAAAAAGGAACTAAAGTTTTATTTAAAGTGTTTAAACGCAACGTACGAGATTGAACTTGAGGCAAACTCAGGTATTCCCTATGGAAAACACTTCCAAACAAAATTTTCAAAATATAGCTATGAGCTGGGAGATTTCATAGTAATTTTGAAATCAAACACCTATTTAATGGTATACAACATAGTTGAATCCACAACTCGAGAGTTGATTTCTCACATATACGATGAAGTCAACGGATCTTCCCTACGCTACCAAGATATCAATGACAAACTTCAGATTTTATGGAAAGACTATCATTTTCGCAAAATAGAGTCTGAAATTCATGCTTCGTCACAAACTTTCATTGATACAGCAAGCAAAATGATCGATGAAATATTTAGTGAGAGCTCCATTCAGTTTAATAATGAGGATATATCATTATCAGGTGATGCAGATTTAAGATCTATCTCTAAATTATTTCACTCCCACGGTATTGAGTTGGATAAAAACACAACGAAAAGATACAAATCTGATTTATGGAGTGTTAAAAACTCAAGAAACAGCTTAGCCCATGGTAGACAATCATTTATCGATCTAGGTAGGGACACCACAATCGTAGATCTTGAAAAGATTTCAGATCATATTTTTAAGTTTTTGGAGTATCTAATTCGTATGACCGACAGACTTATTCAGAAAGAATATTTTCAAAATTAA
- a CDS encoding site-specific integrase, whose protein sequence is MASITKRNGKWAVRVSYYDEFGKRCFKNKSGFTRKKEAEQWATELEQAKFDKSIGKTDTTILFSDYYEQWLETYKFGKVARITEQEYRYTLRQIVELLPKVQLSAMTRLRYQQFINDFVHGNSEQRDKRDLKDDQPYHSKSSVEKLHGHIHAAVVDAVADRLIKSDFCLHTELGGHAGKSAQLKYLDAEDMQKLAAEVNKDIKLTSTSKSMIYTGLLTGMRVAEVSALTWPDIDWQNKTICVNKSWDYVYGQTFKKTKTESSIRTITVTDDLLNHLKTLHALQMAAKLANPDHLVFWNQRGRIPSPGACDNLLKKYHDSLGIKRISFHGLRHTHASYLLYCGVKMEYISKRLGHKNSSITRNVYAHMIKEDQRQEDERTLKALSQVN, encoded by the coding sequence ATGGCAAGTATTACTAAAAGAAATGGCAAGTGGGCCGTCCGCGTTAGTTACTATGACGAATTCGGCAAACGATGCTTTAAAAATAAAAGTGGCTTCACTCGCAAAAAAGAAGCTGAACAATGGGCTACCGAATTAGAGCAAGCTAAGTTTGATAAATCCATTGGTAAAACTGATACAACAATACTCTTTTCAGATTACTATGAACAGTGGTTGGAAACTTATAAATTTGGCAAAGTCGCACGAATTACTGAACAGGAATACCGATACACACTGCGTCAAATAGTTGAACTCTTACCAAAGGTTCAACTATCAGCAATGACCCGGTTACGGTACCAACAGTTCATCAACGACTTTGTTCATGGTAACTCAGAACAACGTGACAAACGTGACCTTAAAGACGACCAGCCCTATCATAGTAAATCATCCGTTGAAAAACTGCACGGCCATATTCACGCCGCTGTTGTAGATGCAGTAGCGGACAGATTAATTAAGTCCGACTTCTGTCTGCATACGGAGTTAGGCGGTCACGCTGGTAAATCAGCACAATTGAAGTATCTTGATGCTGAGGACATGCAGAAACTAGCTGCTGAGGTCAATAAAGACATCAAGCTAACCTCTACCAGTAAATCGATGATCTACACCGGCTTACTAACTGGAATGCGAGTAGCTGAAGTTTCTGCACTCACTTGGCCTGATATTGATTGGCAAAACAAAACTATATGCGTTAATAAGTCATGGGACTATGTTTATGGTCAAACATTCAAGAAAACTAAAACCGAATCCAGTATCCGGACAATCACCGTAACTGACGATCTTTTAAACCATCTGAAAACATTGCACGCTTTACAGATGGCTGCTAAGTTAGCTAACCCTGACCATTTAGTTTTCTGGAATCAACGTGGCCGTATTCCCAGTCCGGGAGCATGCGATAATCTGCTTAAAAAATACCATGACTCATTGGGTATTAAACGAATTAGCTTTCACGGCCTACGTCACACCCATGCTAGTTACCTACTCTACTGTGGTGTAAAGATGGAATACATCTCCAAACGACTAGGTCATAAGAACAGTTCCATCACTCGTAACGTCTATGCTCATATGATTAAAGAAGACCAACGACAGGAAGACGAACGGACCTTAAAAGCCCTCTCTCAGGTCAACTAA
- a CDS encoding NUDIX hydrolase: protein MNMNEDKRVFLDYLRQIYDQTNEHLREQEHKRDQVVTFYAVLISFIITANHTIQANFGGPVMMMILDLALCVIGAIVCISIASLRGWHTQYLDAIYVINYAMAHQNQYVTVDDLKNTIQEMLVNNRANGKENKSKKRSIIKWFKHTINSTEDSMFYGVWIFSMVPLIMIEHSIYKLVNWGSKQAVLFTILIVAFALVFIVYFRHMYKLLNESVESAKSYKTWILDFDYYSNGRKNFSYYDININHGVLSLKQNTAGVITVTTIGNQYLMIKIKRSDGRFNWEFPRGFVEPDEIDGRVVNYSAAAKRELKEELNVNLSTVIKTIDLGEVEPDSGLIKSSIHVVRVELSELKKIKLQSSEKIVEYRLMNEASLTNEVKKRTIIDGFTLSAITLSRNIK from the coding sequence ATGAATATGAATGAAGATAAAAGAGTATTTCTAGACTACTTAAGGCAAATATATGATCAGACGAACGAGCATTTGCGTGAACAAGAACATAAACGTGATCAGGTGGTTACCTTTTACGCAGTATTAATTAGTTTTATAATAACCGCAAATCACACGATTCAAGCGAATTTTGGTGGGCCAGTCATGATGATGATATTAGACTTGGCACTTTGTGTTATTGGTGCGATAGTATGTATTTCAATTGCTAGTTTAAGAGGGTGGCATACACAGTATTTGGATGCAATATATGTGATTAACTATGCCATGGCTCATCAAAACCAGTATGTGACAGTTGATGATTTGAAAAATACAATTCAGGAAATGCTGGTAAATAATAGGGCAAATGGAAAGGAAAATAAGAGTAAGAAGCGGTCAATCATAAAATGGTTCAAACACACTATTAATTCTACTGAAGATAGTATGTTCTACGGGGTTTGGATATTTTCAATGGTTCCGCTGATTATGATTGAGCATAGTATCTACAAACTAGTTAATTGGGGAAGCAAACAGGCAGTATTATTTACCATTCTAATAGTGGCATTTGCTCTGGTGTTCATTGTTTATTTTCGTCATATGTATAAACTTTTAAATGAAAGTGTTGAAAGCGCAAAAAGCTATAAAACTTGGATACTAGACTTTGATTATTACAGTAATGGTAGGAAAAACTTCAGTTATTATGATATCAATATTAATCATGGGGTTTTATCATTAAAACAAAATACAGCTGGTGTAATTACTGTTACAACTATTGGAAATCAGTATTTAATGATTAAGATTAAAAGGTCTGACGGGCGGTTTAATTGGGAGTTTCCGAGAGGGTTTGTTGAGCCAGATGAAATAGACGGTAGGGTGGTTAACTATTCAGCAGCAGCCAAACGTGAGTTGAAAGAAGAACTAAATGTAAATTTATCGACTGTAATAAAGACGATTGATTTAGGAGAAGTAGAACCCGATTCTGGTTTGATTAAAAGTTCAATTCATGTTGTACGAGTAGAACTCTCTGAATTGAAAAAAATTAAACTACAGTCCTCGGAGAAGATAGTAGAGTACAGGTTAATGAATGAAGCTAGTCTTACAAATGAAGTCAAGAAAAGAACAATCATCGATGGTTTTACATTAAGTGCGATTACGCTTAGCCGAAACATAAAATAA
- a CDS encoding PTS glucose transporter subunit IIA, which yields MGFWRQQQLSKLSAPVQGRTVDLAAVPAMTAATAVLALQPSNDAVYSPVNGEVLALTSQRIKFQALDGRQYWLRLAAGATQLVGQFEWQVRVGDTVSPITLLGTLSIAAVDSAVVVCDELIPVARRSAHGRGLVAQLLG from the coding sequence ATGGGATTCTGGCGACAACAGCAATTATCGAAACTTTCGGCACCTGTTCAAGGCCGGACGGTGGATTTAGCAGCAGTGCCAGCAATGACGGCGGCGACGGCAGTCTTAGCATTACAACCAAGTAATGATGCGGTTTATTCACCGGTAAATGGTGAGGTTTTGGCATTAACCAGTCAACGAATTAAATTTCAAGCCCTGGATGGCCGCCAATATTGGTTACGGCTAGCGGCTGGTGCGACGCAATTGGTTGGTCAATTTGAGTGGCAAGTGCGTGTTGGTGATACAGTATCGCCCATTACGTTATTGGGTACCTTAAGTATTGCTGCAGTGGATTCAGCGGTAGTGGTTTGTGATGAATTAATACCTGTCGCTCGCCGCAGTGCGCATGGCCGTGGCTTGGTTGCACAATTATTAGGATGA
- a CDS encoding thiamine pyrophosphate-dependent enzyme: MTKMTAGQALAKVLESWQIDHLYGITADSINNTVDGLYQEREQIKYIQVRHEEIGALAAVADAKLTGKIGVSFGSAGPGSVHLLNGLYDAKMDKVPVLALVGQSATEIMNTNFFQEMNQDPVFADVAEFHKQVTNAAQIPYVVDEAIRSAYATHSVSVVILPDDLSGQTIDFDGFKTAPLAKVMQKPVLDSADVTTVAAKLQAAEHPIMWVGQGARGQREAVVQVAEQFNLPVLTTAPATGVMPTDHPLFMGSRGRLGTKAAFEVSQAADLVLFVGTNYPFARFLPATIKFIQVNNNLADLGKQRDADQTVLADAGEFLTALAATKITRPETTFVQAAKQDKANWDKWLIQLAEDDHAGLAAEGVMAAIKAAATPDAVFGLDVGNNTEWAIRQLPFNQQQRFAMSAWYGTMGFGLPAGLAAKLSYPDQQVWSISGDGGYAMVMPDLLTEVKYQLPVINVVLENKALGYIGHEKIAAGQAPYGIDLIGADWAGMAENMGAIGLKATNLSELKAAMAKIAQLQAAGNKLPIVLDAKIKNVDPIDTSFMPVDPTNFDADTIASYRQQYALDEATQPALSTLMQELA, translated from the coding sequence ATGACAAAAATGACTGCTGGTCAAGCGTTAGCAAAAGTATTAGAAAGCTGGCAAATTGATCACTTATATGGCATTACAGCTGATTCAATTAATAATACTGTGGATGGATTATATCAAGAGCGTGAACAAATTAAGTATATTCAAGTACGCCATGAAGAGATTGGCGCCTTAGCTGCAGTGGCTGATGCAAAGTTAACCGGCAAAATTGGCGTTAGTTTTGGTTCCGCTGGGCCGGGCTCGGTACATTTATTAAATGGCCTTTATGATGCTAAAATGGATAAAGTGCCAGTTTTAGCCTTAGTTGGTCAATCCGCAACGGAGATTATGAATACGAACTTTTTCCAAGAAATGAACCAAGATCCCGTCTTTGCGGATGTTGCAGAATTTCATAAGCAAGTCACGAATGCAGCACAAATCCCATATGTTGTTGACGAAGCAATTCGTTCAGCCTATGCGACCCACTCAGTTTCGGTTGTGATTTTACCGGATGATTTATCAGGTCAAACGATTGATTTTGATGGGTTTAAGACGGCACCGTTAGCTAAAGTGATGCAAAAACCCGTATTGGATTCAGCTGATGTGACCACGGTCGCAGCTAAGTTACAAGCAGCTGAGCATCCAATTATGTGGGTTGGTCAGGGAGCTCGTGGTCAGCGTGAAGCGGTGGTTCAAGTTGCCGAACAATTCAATTTACCAGTGTTGACGACCGCACCTGCAACTGGTGTGATGCCAACTGATCATCCATTGTTCATGGGATCTCGTGGGCGTTTGGGTACCAAGGCCGCTTTTGAAGTTTCACAAGCTGCTGATTTAGTCTTATTTGTTGGGACCAACTATCCTTTTGCCCGCTTCCTGCCAGCAACCATTAAATTTATTCAAGTGAACAATAATTTAGCAGATTTAGGCAAGCAACGGGACGCGGATCAAACTGTTTTGGCGGATGCGGGTGAGTTTTTAACCGCCTTAGCTGCGACGAAGATCACACGTCCTGAAACAACCTTTGTTCAGGCTGCTAAACAAGACAAGGCCAACTGGGATAAATGGTTAATCCAATTAGCTGAAGATGATCATGCTGGTTTAGCGGCTGAAGGCGTGATGGCAGCGATTAAAGCTGCTGCAACACCGGATGCAGTCTTTGGCTTAGATGTTGGGAATAATACAGAATGGGCAATTCGACAATTACCGTTTAACCAGCAACAACGGTTTGCTATGTCAGCTTGGTATGGCACGATGGGCTTTGGTTTGCCAGCTGGTTTAGCAGCTAAGTTGAGCTATCCTGATCAACAGGTTTGGTCCATTTCAGGTGATGGTGGCTATGCCATGGTCATGCCAGACTTGCTAACTGAAGTGAAATACCAGTTACCGGTAATCAATGTGGTCCTAGAAAATAAAGCACTGGGCTATATTGGTCATGAAAAGATTGCAGCTGGTCAAGCGCCATACGGGATTGATTTGATTGGTGCTGACTGGGCTGGCATGGCGGAGAACATGGGCGCTATTGGTTTGAAAGCCACTAATTTGAGCGAATTAAAAGCAGCCATGGCAAAGATTGCCCAACTTCAAGCCGCTGGGAATAAATTGCCAATCGTGTTGGACGCAAAGATTAAGAATGTTGATCCAATTGACACGAGTTTTATGCCCGTTGATCCTACTAATTTTGATGCAGACACGATTGCAAGTTATCGGCAACAATATGCTTTGGATGAAGCAACTCAGCCAGCATTATCAACATTAATGCAAGAATTAGCTTAA
- a CDS encoding Rrf2 family transcriptional regulator: MANTQLSDATHIMAYVALHQADELKSDRIAASLNTDPTMVRRLMSKLRKAGLLQSTRGIAKPQLAFQPAAISLKAIYLAVSTHRELLSVDRDTSVTCPVGSVIPKVMTTYYQQIQSSAEGRMAKITLQDVLDDLASYQSI; encoded by the coding sequence ATGGCAAATACCCAATTAAGTGATGCAACCCATATCATGGCTTATGTGGCTCTCCATCAGGCGGATGAGTTAAAGAGCGACCGCATTGCAGCTAGCTTAAATACCGATCCAACGATGGTGCGGCGATTGATGAGTAAGTTACGAAAGGCTGGTTTATTACAATCAACCCGTGGCATCGCTAAGCCACAGCTTGCTTTTCAGCCAGCAGCAATTAGCCTAAAAGCGATTTATCTGGCAGTTAGCACGCATCGTGAGTTATTATCAGTTGACCGAGATACGTCGGTAACTTGTCCAGTTGGTAGTGTGATTCCGAAAGTGATGACGACGTATTATCAACAAATTCAAAGTAGTGCTGAGGGTCGCATGGCAAAAATAACCTTACAAGATGTGCTAGATGATTTGGCAAGTTATCAATCGATTTAG
- a CDS encoding DUF2316 family protein: MSLNPVERQTTSQELQANFTRSGLSCAQVAVALQTTPERIKAVLALKVQRIEDPWILRNYLAQQLVQQGITPVPYHHLVGDAADYWFLNQARINRERL; this comes from the coding sequence ATGTCATTAAATCCAGTTGAACGTCAAACGACTAGCCAAGAGTTACAAGCGAATTTTACCCGTAGCGGGTTATCATGCGCACAAGTTGCGGTAGCGTTACAAACAACGCCAGAACGGATTAAAGCCGTGTTAGCATTGAAGGTGCAGCGGATTGAAGACCCTTGGATCTTACGGAACTATTTAGCGCAACAGTTAGTCCAACAAGGGATTACACCAGTACCCTATCATCATTTGGTGGGGGATGCTGCGGATTATTGGTTTCTAAATCAAGCCCGTATCAACCGTGAACGACTATAA
- a CDS encoding MarR family winged helix-turn-helix transcriptional regulator, with protein MQTQPSLASLIYQIAKLEEQQLSRQLKQWRINPEQARTLTYIHHHPGTNQRAVGDHLNRQAASTSNLLKGLSQRQLIERRSAPANDREKQLFLTVTGTALSQKIKLSFAALDQRVQGGLTTAQQTQLQAPLLQVMQALLEGTAD; from the coding sequence ATGCAGACGCAACCATCATTGGCCAGTTTGATTTATCAAATTGCCAAATTAGAAGAGCAGCAGTTGAGTCGTCAATTGAAACAATGGAGGATAAATCCTGAGCAAGCACGTACCTTAACTTATATTCATCATCACCCTGGAACGAACCAGCGGGCAGTTGGAGACCACCTGAATCGGCAAGCGGCCAGTACCTCTAATTTATTAAAAGGGCTAAGCCAGCGACAACTTATTGAACGGCGGTCGGCACCGGCGAATGATCGCGAAAAACAGCTATTTTTGACAGTTACCGGGACGGCGTTAAGTCAAAAAATCAAGTTAAGTTTTGCCGCTTTGGACCAACGAGTTCAAGGTGGCCTAACAACAGCACAACAGACACAGTTACAAGCACCACTATTACAAGTCATGCAAGCTTTATTGGAAGGGACCGCTGATTAA
- a CDS encoding adenine phosphoribosyltransferase, producing MALDLTKYVASIPDYPEPGIIFRDISPLMADGEAYREATDQIVKFARDKHVDMIVGPEARGFIVGCPVAYELGVGFAPARKKGKLPRATVKATYDLEYGQSALYLHKDAIKPGQNVLVTDDLLATGGTISATIKLVEELGGNVVGTAFLVELKALHGDDKLKGYDKLSLMEF from the coding sequence ATGGCATTAGATTTAACAAAGTATGTTGCAAGTATTCCCGATTATCCAGAACCTGGGATTATCTTTCGGGATATTTCGCCTTTAATGGCGGATGGTGAAGCCTACCGTGAAGCGACTGACCAAATCGTCAAGTTTGCGCGTGATAAGCATGTTGATATGATTGTTGGACCAGAAGCGCGGGGCTTTATCGTGGGTTGCCCAGTTGCCTATGAATTAGGCGTGGGATTTGCACCTGCCCGTAAAAAGGGAAAGTTACCACGGGCAACCGTGAAAGCAACTTATGACTTAGAATATGGCCAATCAGCCCTTTATTTGCATAAAGATGCGATTAAACCAGGTCAAAATGTCTTGGTGACAGATGATTTATTAGCAACTGGTGGGACCATTTCCGCAACAATCAAGCTCGTAGAAGAGTTGGGTGGTAACGTGGTCGGTACGGCTTTCTTAGTCGAATTAAAAGCGTTACACGGTGACGACAAGCTAAAAGGTTACGATAAATTAAGCTTGATGGAATTTTAA